CCCCAGTGAGGGCGCCACACCCAGGCCGCCTCCTGCAGAGGAATCCGGTGCCGGGCAGATTCTCCGGAGGCGGACAGGGGCAGCCAGGGGGTGCTGGGCTCAGTCAGGGACCTCAGGGTGGGCGGGCAGCCCGCTCTCGCCACGCCGGTAGGTCTCCCAGAAGCCCCTGTCCAGCTGCTCCAGCTGTGGGCCCAGCGGCAGGTGGCCGGCCAAGTGCATGCGGAGGGTCTCCAGCCACTGTTCCAGCTTCACGAaggagggcctggggtggggggtgggggtgggagacaggAGGTGGGGGCATGGTGGCTTCTGGCTCTGCTGGGGAATccgcccccccaccctgccctaaGCCCCTCATCCCGCTCACCTCTTCTCAGGGTCCAGGTCACAGCAGCGCACAGTAATGGGGAAGAAGCTCGGGGGGCAGTTTGGGGGGCAGTAGCGGTCCAAGAAGCCTCGCACGTTGAGGCCAAAATCCATGGTGCGCGGCAGGTAGTCCGGGTCAGCATTCACTCTCCCGATGATCTGTCCAGACGAGGCCCGGCAGTTACCCgcagggccctggggctgggtgCCACCCGGGCAGGTTTGAGGGTGGGTCACACGAGGCCTGGCACCCGTCTGACCACGGGGATGCAGGCAGTGGTGGGCAGCCGGTCCCCACAGCCTCCCTGGCCTGGGGCCCCGGCAGGCTTCCAGCCTGCAGCTCCGGAGCGCGTGGGGACAGGGCTGGAGCCGGCTGCCACCCACCCCTGGGCCTACCTCGCAGAGGACGATCCCGAATGAGAACACATCCACCTTCTCGTCGTAGCTGCGGCCTGGATGGAGAGACCACGGTCAGCGGGTGCCCAGGCCGGGGGTGCCAGCCGGCGAGGGGGACAGGCCGGGGACCGCCCGCCGGGGGATGCGCTAACCAGGAGGCAGATGCGAGCAACCTCCGCGGAATCAGGCCCTGGGCTCTGATCCTACCTGGGCCCACCCAAGCTGAGCCAGCTTGctgggggggcggtggtggtggcTGGTAGTGGGGGAGTCAGGGTGAAAGCCCTGGGCAAGGGGTTCTAGGCCCAGCTCAGTCACTAACCAACTCTGTGACTCCGGGCATGTCATGGACCCTGTGGTGACCCCGAGAGATAACTGTGTCAGACCTTCAGAGCCTGTGCGTGCTACCGTTTTTGGAAAGATAAAGAATTGATTTGAAGATACAATTCAAGATCCTGAGATGAGACCACCCTAGATTATCTGGGCAGGTTCTAAGTGCCATCCTGCACGtgtactcactcagttgtgtccaacttttgtgaccctgtggacggcagccctctgggctcctctgtccatgggattctccaggcaagaatactggagtgggttgccatttcctcctccaggggatctgcccgacccagggactgaacccaagtcttttgcatctcttgcattgcaggcagattctttaccactgagccatcgtgGAAGCCCCAAAATGCCACCCTAACTGTCCTTACAAGAGAGACCGAAGAGGAGGAGGCAGCCACGTGGAAACAGCGGCAGAGATTGGGCCGATGTGGCCACAAGCCCGGAATGCCAGGGTCAGAGCCTAGACAGAACAAGGAACGGACTCTCCCTTGAGATCCCTGGAGGGAGCAAGGCTCTACTGCATCTCAGACTTCTGGTGTAAGCACTCAGTTTGTGCTCATCGGTCACAGCAGCCTCAGGGGCTGATACAGACTCCCTGAGCCTCAGCCTGCCttagctgtaaaatgggaacaataccGTCTACCTGATGATGTTAAAGATAATCAGGACAACCACTCTCAATGAATCCTGACTAGTTTACAAATCTTACCCAATGTTCATACTACTTCTTAAAGATAGGgactctttttgtttctttatttattctttttcttttcttcaagatAGGGACTATTAACCCCActttacaagggcttccctggtggctcagacgataaagaatctgcccacagtgcaggagacctgggttcgattcctgggtcaggaagataacctggagaaagaaatggctacccactccagtattcctgggaaattccatagacagaggagcctggtgggctacagtccatggggtcgcaaagattcgggcACGGCAGAGCAACTGATGCTAACACTTTTCACCTTCTTTCACTTCACCACTTACATTATTAGGGGGTGGGTTATGTTAACTTTGATCAGAGTTGGTGTTAAGATGACCCTGAATCTGCCTGTCCTGACCCTGTGTCTGCATGTCCCTTGCCTGTGGATGGACTTTATCACCCCCAGTCCGGGCACACATGGGATCACTGTGTGACAGgcctgaaaaaagaaatggagtgGGAGAAGCGGGCTCTGTGGGAGGCCTAATAATGGTCCTGGATAGGCCCTAGACCTTGTCCAGGGACCGCCTGCCCCTCGGACCCGAATGTGCTGCCTTTTACGGGACTTCGCAGGTGTCACTCAGTTAAGGATCTCGCGATGGGGAGATGATCTCGGGTTAGCTGGCTGAGCCCTCTGATCACCAAGGTCCTCACGAGGGAGGGTGGAGGGTCAGGGTAGGAGAGGTGACGGCAGACACGGGTGTCAGAAAGTAGAGACTGCACTGCTGGTCTTGCTGGAGGaggggccaggagccaaggaGTGAGGCCGCCTCTGGAaactggaaaagggaaggaaacagaTCCTTCCCACTCGAGCCTTGAGAAGGAACACAGTCCTGCTGACACTGGACTTTAGCTCAGCAAGCCTGATACTGGactcctgacctccagaactatagGATAATTTGTCCgtgtgcttttaaattttttgggtGCACCTCAGGgcatgtagggcttccctggtggttcagatggtaaacaatctgcctacgatgtgggagacgcgggtttgctccctgggtcgggaagatccctggaggaggaaatggctacccactctagtattcttgcctggagaattccatggacagaggagaatttcacgacagtgggctacagtcagtccttgggcaaagagtcagacatgactgaatgactaacattttcacttttcactttcggtGGGGTcatacttccctgaccagggatcaaacctgtgccccgcggcattggaagcatggagtcctaaccactggaccgcccgggaagtccctagaatgatttgtgttttttaagCCAAGTTGTGATAATCTGTTGCAGCAGCAAAAGGCAACTAATGACAGGactccaggaggaggaggaggaggccgggaCCTCTGCCTCCTGCAGCTCCACCTGGGACCGCGGGGCCCCGGGGATGTGCCTGGCAGGGCCCCTGACTCACCGTTGATCATCTCGGGCGCCATCCAGTAGGGGTTGCCCACCACCGTGTACCGCTTTTTCCGGTCTGGCTTCTTGAGGCTCCGCAGGTCCTCGGGCTGAGTCTTCTCATCCACCATGAGCCGCGCCAGCCCAAAATCAGCCACCACCACATTCTTGTTCTGGGGTGAGGGGAAGCAGGGCCGTGCTGCGACACGCTCCCGCCACCCCCTGCCCACTCCCTCCTCTGCCTTCTGGGGGCAGCCTGTGGTCTTTCCATCACTGCCCCTTAGACCCCGGGCTGCCGGCTCCCACTACCTCCCACTGAAGTATATCTCCCCGCCCCAAATCTCTTTCATTAAACAGCAGCAAACCTCCCCTGATCGCCCCAGCCTCCATATCCAGGCCCTCCTCCGGGCCCACAGCCGCTGGTGCAGCCTGGTGTGGCCCGTTCCCTGCGATGGTCACCGTCCCAGcagacccccctcccacccactaGGAGTGTGGTGGGTGGGGGTCCCGCTGGCCCTCCTGCAGCCCTGGCTGCTCACCTCGCGCACCAGGCAGTTGTGGGAGTTGAGGTCCCGGTGGATGATGTTCATGGAGTGGAGGTAGGCCTGCGGGTGGAGGGGCATGCATATCGGGGGCAGCCTCCCTGAGGGACCCCAGCCCCGCCCTTACTGTCCCCCACAAGGCTCCCATCTTCCCCCTCCCACTGGATTCCCTCTGTCCTCTCTTGAAGCTTCCTGTGGAACTTAGGAGAACGGTAGAGAATTTTTTTGGCAGGGGTCAGGGTGGGGGGAACTGCACAGCAAGGCAGGCGGGATcatggttccctgaccaggaatcaaacccatgtcccctgcagtggaagcatggattcttaactacaggaccatcagggaagtcccccaccccatgccaccCCCAAAATCAGAGCTTACTCACCATCCCAGAAGCGATGTCCTTGGCAAAGCTCACCCTCTGACTCCAGGGGTACTGgctgtcctgggggtgggggtgaggggggagaaTGTCCAGGATGAGCCAACAGGGCCACAGGGACGGGACACTGGGTGGGAGAGACAGGAGGGGGCGAGTGTCCTGCAGGGGCTGATGACCACCCCCCACTATGACACCCATAACTGTCCCCTCTAAGGGGTGTGGGTGAACAATTCCAAACAATTTCCTGACAAAGCGGCTTTGATATCAGAGGCTGATCCCCAGTGAAGAGCCTAGGAGACTGGGGCCCAGGGAGGAGCCGCTCCGGCTCCGTCTGGGGATGGGATGCAGGTGGCGGGGTTGAGGGGGGAGGGTGTGGTTCTGCCCGGCACTCACCATGCTCTTGATGATGCCCCGGAGCGTGCCGCCCTTGATGTACTCGGTGATGAAGTTGAGCCTCTTGTCCTTGTAGAGCACCCCGATGAACTTCAGCACATTCGGGTGCTCCAGGCATCGCATGACCTTCACCTGGGGGGGGTGCAAACAGGCTGCGCCCCCATCTTCTCCCGCCGCTGTCCCACCAGAAGCCGCCATGGACAGTTCCGAAGGTGGGGGAGTCTCCCCTCACCCCGGGGGTTCCTGCCACATGGGCCACTGCCCTGCCCTTTGCTCCGGCTGCCTCCACCCCCAGGGATGTCCCTGCCCCTCTCGCCCTCCTGGCAGAGTCTGTCTTCTTTCGATGAGGGCTTGAGTGTCACTTCCCCCCGGAGCCCTCTGCCACAGACCCCCTCTCGATGGGCAAGGGTGGGGCAGGCGCCTCACCCACCTCCTTGAGGAACGTCCGCTGGGTCTCCTCGTCGAAGCGGATCAGCTCCTTCATCACCATCACCTCGCCTGTCTCTCGGTGCGTCACCTGCGTGGGGACACGCGGGGCATGGGCTCTGCTCCAGGCCGCCCCGCAGGAGGCCCGCCCTCCCCAGGCAGATGGATGcatggggctgggggctgaggccTGGCTGGTGGACATGGCAACCTGGCTGGTGCCTTTTATATAAACCTGAACCTTCTAGGCTGGTCACAGGCAGATGACGTCAGAGGCAGGAGAGGGCTGGTCGCCAGAGTGTGAAGGGGGTGAGTGGCCCACATTAGGCTGAGTAAGGGGGCCCTGGGGGAGGAAGCCTTCAGGGTCAGCCTGGGCTGCCCTCCCATCCCGACTCTGAGAAGCCACTGTCCCACGACCTCCTTCATTCAGTCTACCTCTATACAGAAGGGCCCCTCCGCCAGCTAGCTCGACAAGGCCCGGGGGGAGGCGAGCCCTGGCCAGGGAGTCTGGAAGCCAGACACCCTTCCAGTGTGGCTTCCTGGGGACACTGGTGGGAAGAGGGTGGAGGGCCAGCAGGTCACCCCCAGACgatcccctccctccctggcaTGCCCCGCACCTTGATGGCCTGGCCAAAGCAGCCCTTGCCCAACACCTCCCCGTGGATGAGATCCGAAGGCCGGAAGATGCGGTGCGGCCGGCAGACCACACGGAGGGACTCGGAGCGACCCAGGTCCTTGCGCTGGGAGGCCGGGGAGCCCAGCGAGCCGGCGCCCGGGGACCTGTCGATGCTGCAGCTCCTCCTGGGGGGACACACCGGCGGCAGGTGGGCCCCTGGCCGAGGGCCCCTTCGGGGAGGCCAGGCCTcggccctgccccttcccccagcctGCCACACCCCACTGATGCCAGTCCATGTAAATCACCCGTACAGTTAGGAAGGCTGGCACCGGGCAGCTCTCCTGGGGCCATCATGAGACCCCTGCCCAACCCTGATGCCAGCATCCAGTGCCCTGTCTGGCTTGGACTTCCTGTTCAGGAAGGAATGTTTGCCCttggctttctctgcctgacGACCCTGGATCAGATGCTTTGTCTCCCAGCATTTGAGTCCTGGGCCCCGAGGTGCAGAGGCAGACGACCTGTGCAGGACACCCCTAGGTGGCCCTGCAGGGTGACCTGAGCTCCAGACAGATGCGGGGGAGGAGGAAACAGGCCTTCAAGGTCACTGTTTCTTAGCGTAAAGGCTGTCACCCCAGGTGTCCCCCTGACCAGGAGTCCTGAGCAGGCCCCAGAATGAGTGGCATGAGGACCAGGCTGTCTCCGGGCTTCTTCTTTGCATCCTTCACCTCCTTTTAAGAGGTGCCCCGGCCCTTCCAGCCTGGCCCACATCACAGCCCTCCGGCTGTCTCTGGTCCTGGGCACCTTCTCGCAAAGGGGACCAGAGTGGTCTCTGTGGGACACATCACTGTGCTGTGAGACCCTGGCCACCAGCTGCCACCTCGGAGCCCACCTCTCAACACACACTGGATGCCACAGCAGTCTGAGTGCCAGGCCAGCGGCTCCTTGAAGCCAGGGCTCTGGTCCAGCCTGGGAGCCCTGTCATCCCCAGCTGGGGCGCCGCTTCCCCATGTCCTCCTTCTCATTCATTCCTCCTTCTCATTCATTCTTCTTCCCAGCTCTCTGCACCCCTCG
The sequence above is drawn from the Cervus canadensis isolate Bull #8, Minnesota chromosome 32, ASM1932006v1, whole genome shotgun sequence genome and encodes:
- the LIMK1 gene encoding LIM domain kinase 1 isoform X1 — translated: MRLTLLCCTWREERMGEEGSELPVCASCGQRIYDGQYLQALNADWHADCFRCCECSASLSHQYYEKDGQLFCKKDYWARYGESCHGCSEHITKGLVMVAGELKYHPECFICLTCGTFIGDGDTYTLVEHSKLYCGHCYYQTVVTPVIEQILPDSPGSHLPHTVTLVSIPASAHGKRGLSVSIDPPHSLPGCSAEHSHTVRVQGVDPGCMSPDVKNSIHVGDRILEINGTPIRNVPLDEIDLLIQETSRLLQLTLEHDPHDTLGHGPGSEPSPLGSPALTPSGEAGSPGRQKPVLRSCSIDRSPGAGSLGSPASQRKDLGRSESLRVVCRPHRIFRPSDLIHGEVLGKGCFGQAIKVTHRETGEVMVMKELIRFDEETQRTFLKEVKVMRCLEHPNVLKFIGVLYKDKRLNFITEYIKGGTLRGIIKSMDSQYPWSQRVSFAKDIASGMAYLHSMNIIHRDLNSHNCLVRENKNVVVADFGLARLMVDEKTQPEDLRSLKKPDRKKRYTVVGNPYWMAPEMINGRSYDEKVDVFSFGIVLCEIIGRVNADPDYLPRTMDFGLNVRGFLDRYCPPNCPPSFFPITVRCCDLDPEKRPSFVKLEQWLETLRMHLAGHLPLGPQLEQLDRGFWETYRRGESGLPAHPEVPD
- the LIMK1 gene encoding LIM domain kinase 1 isoform X2; amino-acid sequence: MLASPLRRQRFFLRRAKCCECSASLSHQYYEKDGQLFCKKDYWARYGESCHGCSEHITKGLVMVAGELKYHPECFICLTCGTFIGDGDTYTLVEHSKLYCGHCYYQTVVTPVIEQILPDSPGSHLPHTVTLVSIPASAHGKRGLSVSIDPPHSLPGCSAEHSHTVRVQGVDPGCMSPDVKNSIHVGDRILEINGTPIRNVPLDEIDLLIQETSRLLQLTLEHDPHDTLGHGPGSEPSPLGSPALTPSGEAGSPGRQKPVLRSCSIDRSPGAGSLGSPASQRKDLGRSESLRVVCRPHRIFRPSDLIHGEVLGKGCFGQAIKVTHRETGEVMVMKELIRFDEETQRTFLKEVKVMRCLEHPNVLKFIGVLYKDKRLNFITEYIKGGTLRGIIKSMDSQYPWSQRVSFAKDIASGMAYLHSMNIIHRDLNSHNCLVRENKNVVVADFGLARLMVDEKTQPEDLRSLKKPDRKKRYTVVGNPYWMAPEMINGRSYDEKVDVFSFGIVLCEIIGRVNADPDYLPRTMDFGLNVRGFLDRYCPPNCPPSFFPITVRCCDLDPEKRPSFVKLEQWLETLRMHLAGHLPLGPQLEQLDRGFWETYRRGESGLPAHPEVPD